A window of Bacillota bacterium genomic DNA:
CCTCGATTATGGCTGATTTATAAGGCTGTTAAATAACAGTTATGCCCCCTGTTGCATATGCTATAACACATCAATAACAGGGGGCTAAATTATGTATCTGCGTGGACAGATTGTCGACCGGGACACGGGTCAGAGTTTAGAAGGAGTGTTGGTGGAATGTTGCGGTAATCAAGGGTGCTTCCACACATACAGCAATCGCCGGGGCAGATTTCAGCTCAAGGATTTGAGGCCGGGGCATTGGTCAGTGGCGATTGTTAGGCCTCCCTATACCGAGAATTACAGCCAATGTTTCGTTGGGAAGCAGGATGTATTTATTGCCCGCAGCCTAGAGCTGCCGGGGCTGGATGATGACCCCGCTGTGACCGGTTAATACCCCAATACAATCAAGCTGTCTAAATGGCTTAAAAGATTCTCGGTGTTATCCCGAATTCGTTTAGCAGTCAGCTCAAAAGAGTTTTCCGGGGCATTGCGGACAATTCGCCGAATTGGGACACAAATGATTCCATGGCTGACCAAACTCGATTCCAACATTTTGTACAGGGCAAGCCATACTTTTGTATAGAGATTGCTGCGCTCAATCTCAATCGCTATTTTCTTATCTGGATGATAAAAGTCCACCTCAAACTGGCTGGGGGGTTTAAACAGTGGAAACTGTTTATTAGTTACAGAGTGACAGAATCCGAGGCCTTTCAAAGTTGGCGCCAGCGTCAACTCTATTTTTTTACTCTTTTCATGTTTTGTGTCACGAATCATCTC
This region includes:
- a CDS encoding carboxypeptidase regulatory-like domain-containing protein, with the protein product MYLRGQIVDRDTGQSLEGVLVECCGNQGCFHTYSNRRGRFQLKDLRPGHWSVAIVRPPYTENYSQCFVGKQDVFIARSLELPGLDDDPAVTG